A stretch of Triticum aestivum cultivar Chinese Spring chromosome 1D, IWGSC CS RefSeq v2.1, whole genome shotgun sequence DNA encodes these proteins:
- the LOC123180913 gene encoding beta-glucuronosyltransferase GlcAT14A codes for MRIRGLAMSGGREVAISAVFTALLVVSILFLPSVLLTSGRLGPSSAKEWPFLAAAKDGGGYPVSFAYLISASTGDAERAARLLAALYHPANSYLLHLDREAPAEEHRRLAGLVSGQPVYGRVGNVWIVGKPNLVTYRGPTMLSTTLHAMAVLLRVGRRWDWFVNLSASDYPLVTQDDLMEAFSRLPRDLNFIQHTSHLGWKIKKRARPVILDTALYEADRSELLRPSPNITTNRRGLPTAFKLFTGSAWTMLSRRFAEYCVVGWDNLARTLLLYHANLVSSPEFYFQTVACNSREFRNATVNSDLHFIRWDTPPKQHPLYLGPKDYRRMVLSSAAFARKFRDADLVLDRIDREILKRRPPPRDDNDDHADHAASASAARHGGQFFSYGGWCSEGVVGLCSNPWEPSRKGAIKPGAGSRRLRVMLNKMLSGRNFRKQQCR; via the exons ATGAGGATTCGGGGGCTGGCGATGAGCGGCGGCAGGGAGGTGGCCATCTCCGCCGTCTTCACGGCGCTCCTCGTCGTCTCCATCCTCTTTCTCCCCTCGGTCCTGCTCACCAGCGGCAGGCTCGGCCCATCGTCCGCCAAGGAGTGGCCGTTCCTCGCGGCGGCCAAGGACGGCGGCGGCTACCCGGTGTCGTTCGCGTACCTCATCTCTGCGTCGACGGGGGACGCGGAGCGAGCGGCAAGGCTGCTGGCGGCGCTGTACCACCCGGCCAACAGCTACCTGCTGCACCTGGACCGTGAGGCCCCCGCCGAGGAGCACCGCCGGCTGGCTGGGCTGGTGTCCGGGCAGCCCGTGTACGGGCGCGTGGGGAACGTGTGGATCGTGGGGAAGCCCAACCTGGTCACCTACCGCGGGCCGACCATGCTGTCCACCACTCTCCACGCCATGGCGGTGCTCCTCCGCGTGGGCCGCCGCTGGGACTGGTTCGTCAACCTCAGCGCCTCCGACTATCCGCTCGTCACCCAGGACG ATTTGATGGAGGCCTTCTCGCGGCTGCCGAGGGATCTCAACTTCATACAGCACACCAGCCACCTGGGCTGGAAGAT AAAGAAGCGGGCGCGGCCGGTGATCCTGGACACGGCGCTGTACGAGGCCGACCGGTCGGAGCTCCTCCGCCCGTCGCCCAACATCACCACCAACCGCCGGGGACTTCCCACCGCCTTCAAGCTCTTCACCG GGTCGGCGTGGACGATGCTGTCGCGGCGCTTCGCGGAGTACTGCGTGGTGGGGTGGGACAACCTGGCGCGGACGCTGCTGCTCTACCACGCCAACCTCGTCTCCTCGCCGGAGTTCTACTTCCAGACGGTGGCCTGCAACTCCCGCGAGTTCCGGAACGCCACCGTCAACAGTGACCTGCATTTCATCCGGTGGGACACGCCGCCCAAGCAGCACCCGCTCTACCTCGGCCCCAAGGACTACCGCCGGATGGTGCTCAGCAGCGCCGCCTTCGCCCGCAAGTTCAGGGACGCCGACCTCGTGCTCGACAGGATCGACCGGGAGATCCTCAAGCGCCGACCGCCGCCCCGCGACGACAACGACGATCACGCCGATCACGCTGCCTCTGCCTCTGCTGCTAGGCACGGCGGGCAGTTCTTCAGCTACGGCGGGTGGTGCTCCGAGGGGGTGGTGGGGCTGTGCTCCAACCCCTGGGAACCCAGCAGGAAGGGGGCCATCAAGCCCGGCGCTGGGTCAAGAAGGCTCAGGGTCATGCTCAACAAGATGTTGTCCGGAAGAAACTTCAGGAAGCAGCAGTGTAGATGA